The Anaeromyxobacter sp. Fw109-5 genomic interval CGCGAACGTTGTCGTGCCGGAGGGCTCTCCCGCCATGTCGCGCTCGCTCCTCGTCGCCGCCGCGCTCGCCGCGCTCCCCGTCATCTCTCCAGCCGAACCGCCCCGAGCGGAGGGAGCCATCGACGCCGGAGAAGCGCGCGTGGAGGTGCTCGGCCGCCGCTACGCGGCCGGTGACACGATCGAGCTCCCGGAGGGTTATCTGAGGGTGGAGGAGGACGGACCGGAGGACGAGGAGATCGGCTCCTTCTCGGTGGTGCCCGCCGCTGCCCTGGCCCGAGCACCGGACGCGCTCCCCGGACGGGCGGAGGAGGCCCTGACGGGAGCCGAGGGGGAGGCGCCGGTGACGCGAGAGGAAGAGCGCGAGGCGCCGCGGGCCGCCGCCGCCGACTGCAGCGCCGAGCGCGCCGCGTACCTCGCCGAGATCTGGAAGCAGTCGGGGATCGAGCTGTCCGATCCGCAGGGATTCCTCGAGGGAATGGGGCGGACCGAGCAGGGATCCGATCTCACCCTCGCGTGGTTCGCGCTCAACACGGATGCGTTCAGGACCCTCGCGTGGTCGTCCGATGCGAGGGCGAAGGCAGCGGAGCTGGCGAGGTGTGCGAGGGGGAGGTGAGGACGGCCTCCGGCTACACCCGGGCCGGCCCTCCCTGAGCGCGCGGCGCGGCGTCAGCCGCGGCGAAGTCGAAGCGCGTCCTCGCGGTCGCGGTCGCGGTCGGATTGGCGATCGCGGTCACGCGACCGCAGCGTCTCCACCCGGCCGCCCCTCACGCCGCCGCGGTCGTCCCCAACCCCCGCTCGATTCCCTCTCGCGGCTCCGCGGGACGCAACGCCCCCAGCCTCGCCGCGTCCACCGAGTGGCTCGCACAGACGAGCTCGAGCGGCGCCCGGACGAACGCGTCCGGGACGATCCCGACGCCGGAGATCCCCAGGATCCGGTGCCGCCGCGGCTGGACGCCCAGGAACGGCGCGAGGCAGCGGGTGGCGCGGTGGACGAGCTCGGTGCACGAGAGCCGCCGCAGGTCGCGGAAGTCGAGGTCGAAGTCGTATTCGACCCCCACCTGCGCGAGCGCCTCGCGCCGCACCACCGGCCACGCCTCCTCGAACGCGACGTCGCCGCCGGCGACGAGCCGGTCGCGGAGCGCGCGCTCTTGCTCGCCGAGCGCGCGGGGATCGTCCGGCGGTGCGCCCGGCCGGGCCCGGAGCTGGGCCGGGAAGCGCAGCACCGCCAGCCGATCGCAGCGGCAGAAGTCGAGCACGTCCTCGGTGACGACGCCCTCGGCGATCGCGTGGATCACCGTCTGCTCGCCCACGGCGAAGCCCTCGCGGTGCTCGGGCGGCGCGGCGGCCCGATCGACCTCGCCGGTGCGCCCGAGGAACAGGCCCACGTGGCTGAACAGCCCGGGGATGAGCTTCCCATCGAGGTAGGCGTCGAAGCCGCGCACGAGCACGTCGCCCGGGCGCACCCGCTCGATCACCGCGCGCATGTCTCGCCCCTTCACGCGGTACGAGCCGGGGTCGTAGACGATCCACATCGGCCAGCGGAACACCTTCACGTCGCCGAGCACGGCGAGGAGCGCATCGCGCACGCGTCCCATCGAGACCTCCGCAGGGGGTGCGAGATGAAACCACACCGACCGTGAGTACGGAAGTCCGCGCGCTTCACTCACCGCGCTCGAGGGCCGCGACCTCGTCGCGCCGGGCCGCCTCGGTGGCCTCGGCCGCCTCCGCGCGGGCGCGCGCGACGTCCGCGCGCCGCGCCGCCGCCTCGGCCGCGCTCCTCGCCGCGCGCGCCGCCCGCTGCGCCTGCGCGAGCCGCCGCCGCGCCGCGGTGAGCTCCTGCGCCCGCTGGCGCTGTGCGCGCGCCTCGCGTGCGCGGGCCGCCGCCGCCTCGCGCTCCGCGCGGCGGTCCTCGGCCGCGGGCCTCCGCCGCGCGCCGCCACCTCCCTCCCCGCCCCGCCGCTCTCCCTCGCCCGCCTTTCCTCCCGCACCCGCGCCCCGCGCGCGGCGCGCCGGCTCGAGCCGCTCCGCGACGACGCCGAGACCGCTGAGATCCCCGCCCGCCACCTCCGGCTCGCGTGAGAACGCCCCCTCGCGGAGAGACGCCCGCGCGTCGCCCGGCGCGGCCGCCGCCACCCTCAGCAGCAGCTCGACGCGCGCCAGCGCGCCCGGGCTCGCCGGGCGTCCCTCCTCCGAGAGCACCTCGCCCGCCCTCCCCCGCAGCGCGCGCGCCGCCTTCCGGAGCGCCAGCTCCGCCTCGCGCAGCTCCTCCGCGCCCTGGCCGGCGAGCGCGCGCCGCTGCCCTGTGCGGAGCCGGTCTCCGGCGGCGAGGAGCGCCTCGACCTCCTCCCGGCGCTCGCGGGCGAGGCGGTTCAGGACCCACGCCAGGCCGACCGGGCGCCGGAGCTTCCGGATCGCGGCCGCGCCCGCTGCGTCGCCCCGCTCCGCCAGGGCGCGCGCGAGAGCGTCGCGCTCGCTCGTGAACCGCGCCGGGGGCGTGGCGAGGAGCCGCCCGGCCTCGTCGCCCCCCGCCGGAGCCTCCCCCTCGCCGGCGCGGCGGCGCGCCACGGCTAGCGCCCGCGCAGGACCGCGACGGAGCCGGGGACGCCGGGCATGAGGGTCACCGACTCCACGAGCGAGATCTGGTGGAAGATCCCCTCCCGGCCGTCGTAGGCCGCGGCGAGCTCCTGGCCGACGAGGATGCGCGGGCCGGAGGGGGTCCGCATCACGATGACCGCGCCGTCCTGGATCGCGGGCGCCTTGACGATGCCTCCGGCGAAGGCCGGCTGCAGCTGCTGATGCGGCGTGAGGGCGGTGCCCGGGTACGGGCGCAGCAGCTGGTAGAACCGGCCGGGCGAGACGGCCAACGCGTACGGCCCGTGCCGCCCCGCCTCGTCGAGCTTCGCGAGCGCTCCGAGGAGATCGTCCGCCACGCGCGCCGGATCGCTCCAGTCGCCGGCGGGCAGCTCCACCGCGCCCTCGTGGCCGAGGAGCCCGCTCACGCCCGCGCGCGGGAGCCCCTCGAACACGATCCGGTCCTCCGCGCGCGCGATCTGCCGGGCGGCCTCCGACGCCTCGGAGAGGACGAGCGGCTCGCCGCAGGCGGCGTCCGCCTCGAGCGCCCGCGCGCCGAGCGCGAAGGTGCGGTGGATCACCGGGAGCGGGCGCACCCTGGGGACGTGCACGTGCGCTCCCTCCGGCTCCTCGCCCAGCGGCAGATCCTCCGCCACGCCGGCGCGGGCGCCGAACCCGAGCGGCCCCACCACCTCGAGGAGCCGGCGCCCGGCGCGCACCTCGTCGGCGGCGCTCCGCGCCACGGCGTCGATGCGATCCCAGACCTCCTGCGCGAACGGCGCCCCCTCCCGATCGAGCCAGGTCGTCATCGCTTCCCCTTCTCGCCGCGGCGCTCGACGTCCGCCTCGCCCGCCGCCTCCTCCTCTTCCTCCCCGGAGACGATCGGACCCGAATGCCCGGTGTGCATCCGCAGCATCCGGGCGAAGGCGACGTCCCTTC includes:
- a CDS encoding family 1 encapsulin nanocompartment shell protein; translated protein: MTTWLDREGAPFAQEVWDRIDAVARSAADEVRAGRRLLEVVGPLGFGARAGVAEDLPLGEEPEGAHVHVPRVRPLPVIHRTFALGARALEADAACGEPLVLSEASEAARQIARAEDRIVFEGLPRAGVSGLLGHEGAVELPAGDWSDPARVADDLLGALAKLDEAGRHGPYALAVSPGRFYQLLRPYPGTALTPHQQLQPAFAGGIVKAPAIQDGAVIVMRTPSGPRILVGQELAAAYDGREGIFHQISLVESVTLMPGVPGSVAVLRGR